The segment AATCGGGAAAACCTGCTCTTCCGGCTGTGCCATTTACGATTTTGAGCTGTTTAATCTTGTTCTCGAGAACGTGGTGGCATGGATTACAGGTATGTACGCAGACATCAGGAGTCCCATAAAACATTTGCCACGTTAAAGAATATAGACATTGAGGTTGCTATGGATATTCCGCTCATACTAAAAAAAACGGGTTCAATACTAGGTCTAATTAAATTTCCGCATACCATCTTCTCATTACCTTTCGCTGTCATGAGTGCACTCCTTGCATCAGGCGGCTTACCGTATCCCAGACAGTTATTCTTCATTCTTGGTGCATTAATAGCAGCACGGAGCGCCGCTATGTCTTTTAACCGGTTAGTTGATACCGGTTATGACCACTCAAATCCCCGCACTGCCTATCGCGTTGAACTACAGGAAAAGATTGGCAGAAGAAATCTATGGATATTTACCATATTTTGTATTTCACTCTTTCTCGTTTTTGCATGGTTGCTCAATTATTTGGCGCTTTATCTCTCCCCCCTGGCAATTCTGATAATTTTCGGGTACTCCTATACAAAGCGTTTTACACATTTATCTCATTTCGTGCTTGGCCTTGCATTAGCGCTTTCACCGGTAGGTGCATGGATAGGAATCAGGGGAACGATGGCATTTGCGCCTGTCTTACTGGCAATTGCCGTGGTTTTATGGACCGCCGGATTTGATATTATCTATGCGTGCCAGGACATTGAACATGATATAAGCTCAGGATTATACTCTATTCCTAAAAAACTGGGGATCAAAGGTGCACTCATACTTTCCGGCATATTACATTTCTTAATGGTTATCGTATTACTGATACTTCCCATGTATACCGGTCTGGGCATAATCTATTCAGCTGGAATCTGTATTATTGCTGCACTATTGTTTTATGAACATTCACTGGTAAGACCCAACGACCTTTCCAGGCTCAATACTGCTTTTTTTACCGTCAATGGCATGATTAGCATAGGCATAATGTGTATTACCATGATAGATATTTTTATCCAAAAGACCGGGTTTTAAAAACCTGACCCGATTTATTTCCTGGCCAACAACCACATAATAAGAGAAAAGATGATGCTTATGATAATTCCCGTTGTAAGAGGAAAATAAAAAGTCATATTTTTCCTTTGAATAACAATATCCCCTGGAAGCCTTCCGAAAAACGGAACCTTACCACCAAGCATAAATAGCCCGCCAATGATAATCATAATAATTCCAAGAAATAGTAACATCTTGCCAAGTACATTCAATTCACCCATACTTTCCTCTCCGGATAACGAATAGCATAGTATTCTTCATTTTATTTTTAATAATAGCAAAATTCCCTACTACCTTTCAACACATGGTTGGGTTATTTTGGGCTCGTTTACAAAATTTTCTGAACATTGTATTCAAAACGCCGACCATGCTGTCATATTGACAACAAGTGGGAATTATTTCAACAAGAATGCTGTCATATTGACATATTTACAACGGTGATAAATTTATTAATCATTTTTCATTAGAGCATAATGATATTTAATCTTATTGATATACAACAACTTAACTTGCAACTTTTGAATAATACCGGATAACCGAACATGACTATTCATGCATCGGCATTCATTTTGCTCCTTTAGGCAGGACAGGTAAGAATATAGTAATTAAAAACGAGGAATATTTAGGAGGGTACACATAAATGGCAGCAAAAGAAATCGTGTTTGATCATGATGCGCTGGAAGCTATTAAACTCGGCGTAAAACAGTTAGCAGATGCAGTAAAGGTTACCTTGGGACCCCGGGGACGTAATGTTGTAATTCAGAAGAGCTTTGGTTCGCCAACGATAACAAAGGATGGTGTCACGGTGGCAAAAGAGATCGATCTCGAGAACAACATGCATAACATCGGCGCACAAATGGTAAAGTCGGTCGCAGCAAAAACAAGTGATGTAGCAGGCGATGGGACAACTACAGCCACTGTCCTTGCAGAAGCAATATTTACCGAGGGGCTAAAGAATGTAACGGCCGGCACCAATGCAATGGCTATCAAGCGGGGGATTGATAAAGCGGTTGAGCTAATAGTACAAAAACTGAAAGAAATGAGCATTCCTGTTAAAGGCCGGAAAGAGATTGAGCAGGTCGCTACCGTTGCATCAAATTACGATGCAGAGATTGGAAAGATCATTGCAGATGCTATGGAAAAGGTCGGGAAAGACGGGGTTATTACGGTTGAAGAGGGAAAAAGTCTGCAGACAGAAGCAAAATGGATAGAAGGTAT is part of the Candidatus Jettenia sp. AMX2 genome and harbors:
- a CDS encoding DUF2905 domain-containing protein, which gives rise to MGELNVLGKMLLFLGIIMIIIGGLFMLGGKVPFFGRLPGDIVIQRKNMTFYFPLTTGIIISIIFSLIMWLLARK
- a CDS encoding UbiA-like polyprenyltransferase, translated to MDYRYVRRHQESHKTFATLKNIDIEVAMDIPLILKKTGSILGLIKFPHTIFSLPFAVMSALLASGGLPYPRQLFFILGALIAARSAAMSFNRLVDTGYDHSNPRTAYRVELQEKIGRRNLWIFTIFCISLFLVFAWLLNYLALYLSPLAILIIFGYSYTKRFTHLSHFVLGLALALSPVGAWIGIRGTMAFAPVLLAIAVVLWTAGFDIIYACQDIEHDISSGLYSIPKKLGIKGALILSGILHFLMVIVLLILPMYTGLGIIYSAGICIIAALLFYEHSLVRPNDLSRLNTAFFTVNGMISIGIMCITMIDIFIQKTGF